One window of Eublepharis macularius isolate TG4126 chromosome 17, MPM_Emac_v1.0, whole genome shotgun sequence genomic DNA carries:
- the NBL1 gene encoding neuroblastoma suppressor of tumorigenicity 1 isoform X2, with amino-acid sequence MLSFLLGTFLPALVLAAPPPINKLALFPDKSAWCEAKNITQIVGHNGCESKSIQNRACLGQCFSYSVPNTFPQSTESLVHCDSCMPAQSLWEIVTLDCPSNEDIPRVDKLVEKILHCSCQACGKEQALYQNNEDNLPSHPQQEVDEAPAHHHHHQQQHHHRQQEEEAEE; translated from the exons ATGCTGAGCTTCCTGCTGGGCACCTTCCTTCCAGCCCTGGTCCTGGCAGCGCCACCGCCCATTAACAAGCTGGCCCTGTTCCCAGACAAGAGTGCCTGGTGTGAAGCCAAGAACATCACGCAGATCGTGGGCCACAATGGCTGCGAGTCCAAATCCATCCAGAACAG GGCCTGCTTGGGCCAGTGTTTCAGCTACAGCGTTCCCAACACCTTCCCCCAGTCCACGGAGTCTCTGGTGCACTGCGATTCCTGCATGCCTGCTCAGTCCTTGTGGGAAATT GTGACACTGGACTGCCCCAGCAACGAGGATATCCCCCGCGTGGacaaactggtggagaagatCCTCCACTGCAGCTGCCAGGCTTGCGGGAAGGAGCAAGCCCTCTACCAGAATAATGAGGACAACCTTCCCAGCCACCCCCAACAGGAGGTGGACGAGGCccccgcccaccaccaccaccaccagcagcagcaccaccaccgCCAACAGGAAGAAGAGGCCGAGGAGTGA
- the NBL1 gene encoding neuroblastoma suppressor of tumorigenicity 1 isoform X1, with product MFRSPSGRGTMLSFLLGTFLPALVLAAPPPINKLALFPDKSAWCEAKNITQIVGHNGCESKSIQNRACLGQCFSYSVPNTFPQSTESLVHCDSCMPAQSLWEIVTLDCPSNEDIPRVDKLVEKILHCSCQACGKEQALYQNNEDNLPSHPQQEVDEAPAHHHHHQQQHHHRQQEEEAEE from the exons TTCCGGAGTCCCAGTGGAAGAGGCACGATGCTGAGCTTCCTGCTGGGCACCTTCCTTCCAGCCCTGGTCCTGGCAGCGCCACCGCCCATTAACAAGCTGGCCCTGTTCCCAGACAAGAGTGCCTGGTGTGAAGCCAAGAACATCACGCAGATCGTGGGCCACAATGGCTGCGAGTCCAAATCCATCCAGAACAG GGCCTGCTTGGGCCAGTGTTTCAGCTACAGCGTTCCCAACACCTTCCCCCAGTCCACGGAGTCTCTGGTGCACTGCGATTCCTGCATGCCTGCTCAGTCCTTGTGGGAAATT GTGACACTGGACTGCCCCAGCAACGAGGATATCCCCCGCGTGGacaaactggtggagaagatCCTCCACTGCAGCTGCCAGGCTTGCGGGAAGGAGCAAGCCCTCTACCAGAATAATGAGGACAACCTTCCCAGCCACCCCCAACAGGAGGTGGACGAGGCccccgcccaccaccaccaccaccagcagcagcaccaccaccgCCAACAGGAAGAAGAGGCCGAGGAGTGA